From one Phycodurus eques isolate BA_2022a chromosome 19, UOR_Pequ_1.1, whole genome shotgun sequence genomic stretch:
- the tha1 gene encoding threonine aldolase 1, whose amino-acid sequence MYICFVFIICMWRHLVDDIELCNVDQLFLLGHPLTVLLAGKSMIIDIIDPKCNHKLNRIDVNATTMSLKTFCSKFLFGGLVFARRDVGRRSYYNSGSSGRSEPGRASHVRVVDLRSDTVTKPGAAMRRAMAEAEVGDDVMGEDPTVNELQKIAADMFGMEAALFVPSGTMSNLIAVMVHCRERGDEMIVGDLSHLHIYEQGGSAQLAGVHATTANTLANGTLDLDQLESKIRHDYPDPHYPRSRLICVENTHNIQGGRVMPLPFLQEVRALADKHGLSVHMDGARLMNAAVALGVSAADILQHTHTVSVCLSKGLGAPVGTVLAGPRDFISRAVRCRKALGGGMRQAGILAAAGKVSLLQMVKRLQEDHDNARTFAQALQKCEPLLFAVDMAAVETNILRFQIREPALSPAEFCDRMARVEDGEEEALGQGVQVLMYCHFGNSVRAVWHLGISAEDTQLAIRKLEFVARQSFVNKQQRGL is encoded by the exons ATGTATATTTGCTTTGTATTTATAATATGTATGTGGCGCCACTTAGTGGATGATATTGAGCTGTGCAATGTTGACCAACTATTCTTATTGGGTCATCCATTAACCGTCCTGCTCGCAGGCAAGTCAATGATTATCGATATAATCGATccaaagtgcaatcacaaacTGAACAGAATCGACGTCAACGCAACAACGATGTCCCTGAAAACGTTTTGCTCCAAGTTTCTTTTTGGGGGTCTGGTCTTCGCTCGACGAGATGTCGGGAGGCGAAGTTACTACAACAGCGGGAGCTCCGGACGTTCCGAGCCCGGCCGGGCGTCTCATGTCCGGGTGGTGGACCTCCGCAGTGACACGGTGACCAAACCCGGAGCGGCGATGCGCCGGGCCATGGCCGAGGCTGAGGTCGGGGACGATGTGATGGGCGAAGACCCCACAGTGAACG AGTTGCAGAAGATTGCAGCCGACATGTTTGGGATGGAGGCGGCGCTGTTTGTCCCTTCGGGAACGATGAGTAACCTCATTGCGG TGATGGTCCACTGCAGGGAGCGTGGCGATGAGATGATTGTGGGCGACCTATCCCATTTGCACATCTACGAGCAGGGAGGCAGCGCGCAG CTGGCGGGCGTGCACGCCACCACGGCCAATACCCTCGCCAATGGCACCTTGGACCTGGACCAGCTGGAGTCCAAGATCCGCCACGACTACCCGGACCCTCACTATCCCCGCTCGCGCCTCATCTGCGTGGAGAACACGCACAACATACAGGGAGGACGCGTCATGCCACTGCCCTTCCTGCAGGAG GTGCGAGCTCTCGCCGACAAACACGGCCTGTCGGTGCACATGGACGGCGCGCGCCTGATGAACGCGGCAGTAGCCCTGGGCGTGTCGGCGGCGGACATACTGCAGCACACGCACACCGTCAGTGTGTGTCTCTCCAAG GGACTGGGTGCCCCGGTGGGAACCGTGCTGGCTGGGCCCAGAGATTTCATATCGCGTGCGGTGAGGTGCCGTAAAGCTCTGGGCGGTGGGATGCGGCAGGCCGGCATACTAGCGGCGGCGGGAAAAGTATCTTTGCTGCAGATGGTCAAGCGACTACAAGAAGATCACGACAACGCGAGAACCTTCGCTCAAG CCTTGCAAAAATGCGAGCCGCTTCTATTCGCCGTCGACATGGCGGCCGTGGAGACGAACATCCTGCGCTTCCAAATTCGAGAACCCGCCCTGAGTCCCGCGGAGTTCTGCGACCGCATGGCCCGGGTGGAGGATGGAGAGGAGGAAGCGCTGGGCCAGGGGGTACAAGTCCTCATGTACTGTCATTTTGGCAATTCTGTGAGAGCCGTGTGGCATTTGGGGATATCGGCCGAAGATACACAGCTGGCCATCCGAAAATTGGAGTTTGTCGCCCGTCAATCCTTTGTGAATAAACAACAAAGGGGCttgtaa